A genome region from Fodinibius salicampi includes the following:
- the gpmI gene encoding 2,3-bisphosphoglycerate-independent phosphoglycerate mutase, producing the protein MADSTSKALLVILDGYGLAENPDVSAIDRADTPFIDSLFRDNPHSKLKASEEKVGLPEGQFGNSEVGHLNIGAGRIVPQELTRVNTSIEDGSFFENEVLTTAVEKAKENGRIHIMGLFSDGGVHSHNEHLFALLRLMKKEDVPNTYVHAFTDGRDTDPHEGLNYVEEFKKQAKEIGVGTIASIVGRYYAMDRDNRWDRTKLAYDLLVHGEGETYNTPQEALQASYDDEVTDEFVTPKLIDQDPDSRIQKGDVVIFYNIRGDRARQITRALTEKNFDKFDVEKDLDLHYATFTSYDDTFDVEVAYPPLPLTNTLGEVVSRHQLKQLRIAETEKYPHVTYFFNGGEEIAFEGEDRKLIPSPKVATYDLQPEMSAVEVADTLCKQLSTEKYHLCVLNFANPDMVGHTGDMEATIKAVETIDRQLKKVVETATKHGYKILIIADHGNADKLIDEKGNPHTAHTTAMVPALILNEEKVRTMNDGILADVAPTLLKLMGLPQPNEMTGDPLF; encoded by the coding sequence TTGGCCGATTCAACATCTAAAGCACTTTTGGTCATATTGGACGGCTACGGGCTTGCAGAAAATCCCGATGTTAGTGCAATAGACCGCGCGGATACTCCTTTTATTGACTCTCTATTCCGCGACAATCCCCATTCTAAGCTGAAAGCCAGTGAGGAAAAAGTGGGGCTGCCGGAGGGACAATTTGGCAACTCAGAGGTCGGTCATTTAAATATTGGAGCCGGACGTATTGTCCCCCAAGAACTTACCCGGGTCAACACTTCTATAGAGGACGGTTCTTTCTTTGAAAATGAGGTGCTCACTACCGCCGTTGAAAAGGCTAAGGAAAATGGTCGTATCCATATAATGGGGCTCTTTTCGGATGGCGGCGTTCATAGTCACAACGAGCACCTGTTTGCGCTCCTAAGATTAATGAAAAAAGAGGACGTACCTAATACCTATGTCCATGCTTTTACTGATGGCAGGGATACCGATCCGCACGAAGGCCTAAACTACGTAGAGGAGTTTAAAAAACAGGCTAAAGAAATTGGCGTAGGTACCATCGCCTCTATTGTTGGCCGATACTACGCTATGGATCGGGATAATCGCTGGGACCGTACCAAGTTAGCCTATGATCTGCTAGTCCATGGCGAGGGAGAAACGTATAACACCCCTCAAGAGGCTCTTCAGGCATCTTATGATGATGAGGTTACTGATGAATTTGTTACGCCCAAACTGATCGACCAGGATCCGGATTCGCGCATCCAAAAAGGGGATGTCGTTATCTTTTATAACATACGGGGCGATCGCGCACGACAGATCACCCGCGCTCTTACCGAAAAGAATTTTGACAAGTTTGACGTCGAAAAGGATCTCGACCTACACTATGCTACGTTTACCTCCTATGATGATACCTTCGATGTAGAAGTCGCTTATCCTCCCCTGCCGCTTACCAATACATTGGGAGAAGTCGTTAGCAGGCATCAACTTAAGCAGCTGCGAATTGCCGAGACCGAAAAGTATCCGCATGTAACGTACTTTTTTAACGGTGGTGAAGAAATCGCTTTTGAAGGTGAAGATCGCAAACTGATTCCAAGTCCCAAAGTAGCTACTTATGATCTTCAGCCGGAAATGAGTGCTGTAGAAGTGGCAGATACTTTATGTAAACAGCTAAGCACCGAAAAATATCATCTTTGCGTATTAAATTTTGCCAATCCGGATATGGTTGGCCATACCGGCGATATGGAAGCAACCATCAAAGCAGTTGAAACGATCGACCGACAGTTAAAAAAAGTAGTTGAGACGGCAACAAAGCATGGATATAAGATACTCATTATTGCTGACCACGGAAATGCAGATAAGCTTATTGACGAAAAAGGAAATCCCCATACCGCGCACACTACGGCGATGGTTCCCGCACTAATTTTAAATGAAGAAAAAGTACGAACGATGAATGACGGGATTTTAGCAGATGTGGCTCCTACCCTTCTCAAACTTATGGGACTTCCACAGCCAAACGAAATGACTGGCGACCCTCTGTTTTAA
- a CDS encoding ATP-dependent Clp protease ATP-binding subunit, translating to MEGNFSSKVRDVIQFSREEALRLGHDYIGTEHLILGIVRLGEGVAVKILKNLNCDLFKLKKTVEDTVRGTGGSVKVGNIPLTKQAEKVLRITYLEAKLYKSDTIGTEHLLLSLLRDDENIAAQILQQFNVSYDAVREELDLIISGKSPDSGNRQDSRSVSASLSSSSKGSKSSGSSREKKMEKSKTPVLDNFGRDLTQMAEEGKLDPIIGREDEIERVAQVLSRRKKNNPVLIGEPGVGKTAIAEGLATRIMERKVSRVLYDKRVVALDLAALVAGTKYRGQFEERIKAVMNELEKTDDIILFIDELHTIVGAGGASGSLDASNMLKPALARGEVQAIGATTLNEYRQHIEKDGALERRFQKIMVDPTTPEETIEILSQIKDKYEQHHSVAYSKEAIDACVKLTDRYVTDHFLPDKAIDALDEAGARVHLSNIHVPQHIIDLEEEIEETSKEKNGMVKKQRFEEAARLRDKEKRLTEELEQAQDEWEKQAEEIIYDVEEEDVAKVVGMMSGVPVSKINQSESKKLVKMKEELSKQVIGQNEAVVKLTKAIKRTRAGLKDPTRPIGSFIFLGPTGVGKTEMAKVLAQYLFDKEDALIRIDMSEYMEKFSVSRLVGAPPGYVGYEEGGMLTEKVRRKPYSVVLLDEIEKAHPDVFNILLQVLDDGILTDSLGRKVDFRNTIIIMTSNIGARDIRNLGQGIGFTPGDSSLDYEKMKSTIQDALKKVFNPEFLNRIDDVITFRALEKEDIFQIIDLLSDDLFERIRDLGYEIEVTDGAKDFLSDKGFDQKYGARPLKRAIQKYVEEPLAEELLEGEHPEGSHIKIKMNKSRDGLTFSWSESEEDEVSSSANEEETDNNSDSKENKESTEAKA from the coding sequence ATGGAGGGTAATTTTTCAAGCAAAGTTCGAGACGTCATCCAGTTCAGCCGCGAGGAAGCTCTGCGGTTGGGGCATGATTATATCGGCACTGAACATTTAATCTTAGGAATTGTACGCCTCGGCGAAGGTGTTGCCGTTAAGATTCTAAAAAATCTTAACTGTGACCTTTTCAAACTGAAAAAAACCGTAGAAGATACGGTCCGTGGAACCGGAGGCTCTGTGAAAGTGGGCAACATTCCGCTCACGAAACAGGCAGAAAAGGTCTTACGCATCACCTATCTGGAAGCGAAGCTCTACAAAAGTGATACGATTGGCACTGAACACCTGCTGTTATCTTTGTTGCGTGATGACGAAAATATCGCTGCGCAGATTTTGCAGCAATTTAATGTGTCGTACGATGCAGTTCGAGAAGAGCTGGACCTTATTATTTCAGGTAAGTCACCAGACAGTGGAAACCGGCAGGACTCTCGTTCGGTTTCAGCCAGTCTCTCGTCTTCATCAAAAGGTTCAAAATCATCCGGAAGTTCACGAGAAAAGAAGATGGAAAAATCAAAAACACCAGTACTTGACAACTTTGGTCGCGATTTAACACAAATGGCCGAAGAAGGTAAACTCGATCCAATTATCGGTCGAGAAGATGAAATTGAACGCGTGGCCCAGGTCTTAAGCCGACGCAAAAAGAACAATCCAGTACTCATCGGGGAACCCGGTGTAGGAAAAACAGCTATTGCTGAAGGGTTGGCAACACGCATTATGGAGCGTAAGGTTTCCCGTGTTTTATATGACAAACGCGTGGTAGCCCTCGATCTGGCTGCACTGGTTGCTGGTACAAAGTACCGGGGACAATTCGAGGAACGCATCAAGGCCGTAATGAATGAACTTGAAAAAACGGATGACATCATCCTGTTCATTGACGAACTTCATACGATTGTAGGAGCCGGAGGCGCGAGCGGTTCTCTGGATGCATCCAATATGCTCAAGCCTGCGCTGGCCCGAGGAGAAGTTCAGGCGATTGGGGCAACAACACTCAACGAATATCGCCAACACATTGAAAAAGATGGCGCTCTGGAACGACGGTTCCAAAAAATTATGGTCGATCCCACTACTCCGGAAGAGACTATTGAGATTCTTTCCCAGATTAAAGATAAATATGAGCAGCATCACAGCGTTGCTTACTCAAAAGAAGCTATTGATGCCTGTGTAAAATTAACGGATCGCTATGTAACCGATCACTTTTTACCGGATAAAGCTATTGATGCGCTTGATGAAGCTGGCGCACGTGTACACTTATCCAATATTCACGTTCCACAGCACATTATTGATCTGGAAGAGGAAATTGAGGAAACAAGTAAAGAGAAAAACGGAATGGTCAAAAAGCAACGCTTTGAAGAAGCGGCCAGACTCCGTGATAAAGAAAAACGATTAACAGAAGAGCTTGAACAAGCCCAGGATGAGTGGGAAAAGCAAGCTGAAGAAATCATTTATGATGTTGAGGAAGAAGACGTTGCCAAAGTAGTAGGCATGATGAGTGGCGTTCCTGTCAGCAAAATAAATCAAAGCGAGAGTAAAAAACTCGTGAAGATGAAGGAAGAACTTTCAAAGCAGGTGATCGGACAGAATGAGGCGGTTGTTAAGCTTACAAAAGCGATTAAACGTACCCGCGCGGGTCTTAAAGATCCTACACGTCCGATCGGTTCATTCATCTTCCTCGGCCCCACTGGCGTAGGGAAAACGGAAATGGCCAAAGTACTTGCTCAGTATTTATTTGATAAGGAAGATGCGCTCATACGAATTGATATGAGTGAGTATATGGAAAAGTTCTCGGTCTCTCGCCTGGTTGGTGCGCCTCCGGGTTATGTCGGATATGAGGAAGGCGGCATGCTCACTGAAAAGGTACGCCGAAAACCGTACAGCGTTGTGCTTCTTGATGAAATTGAAAAGGCTCATCCGGATGTATTCAATATTCTTCTGCAGGTATTGGATGATGGTATTCTTACCGATAGCTTAGGACGGAAAGTAGATTTCCGTAATACTATCATCATTATGACATCCAACATCGGGGCCCGGGATATCAGAAATCTGGGTCAGGGCATCGGATTTACGCCTGGCGACAGTAGTTTGGATTACGAGAAGATGAAGTCAACTATTCAGGACGCTTTGAAAAAAGTCTTCAATCCTGAGTTTCTTAATCGTATTGATGATGTGATTACTTTCCGTGCACTCGAGAAAGAAGATATCTTCCAAATTATCGACTTGCTCTCTGACGACCTCTTTGAACGCATTCGTGATCTCGGCTATGAAATTGAGGTTACGGACGGAGCCAAAGATTTCCTCAGTGACAAGGGATTTGATCAGAAATATGGGGCACGTCCGCTTAAACGTGCTATCCAAAAATATGTAGAAGAGCCACTGGCGGAAGAGCTCCTTGAGGGAGAGCATCCTGAAGGCTCGCATATTAAGATCAAAATGAATAAATCCCGCGACGGACTTACTTTCAGTTGGTCAGAATCGGAGGAAGATGAGGTATCATCATCTGCCAATGAAGAAGAAACCGATAATAATTCTGATTCGAAAGAGAATAAGGAATCAACTGAAGCAAAAGCGTAA
- a CDS encoding glycosyltransferase has protein sequence MYFSIIIPVYNRPQEVDELLESLCKQSYTNFETLIIEDGSDKSCKNIVDKYIDRLNIRYYYKENSGQGFSRNYGFERAEGDYFVVFDSDCIIPPHYFETVNRFLLEHPVDAYGGPDRAHPDFTPVQKAISYAMTSPLSTGGTRGNKKHVGIFHPRSFNMGISCEVYEQTGGYRITRMGEDIEFSIRIIESGFSTALIENAFVYHKRRSNMIQFFKQLHFFGRARINISRFYPNKVKFIHFLPALFTLGIIFFFSLPFWNLSLFKLLSVPFLAFIALILFHASYKNKSLNIGILSVVAVFTQLTAYGIGFLQELWTKTRK, from the coding sequence ATGTATTTTTCAATTATTATACCGGTTTATAACCGACCTCAGGAAGTAGATGAGCTCTTGGAAAGTCTTTGCAAACAGAGCTACACAAATTTTGAAACACTTATTATTGAAGATGGTTCCGATAAAAGCTGTAAAAATATCGTTGATAAATATATAGATCGGCTTAATATCCGGTATTATTACAAGGAAAACTCGGGACAAGGTTTTAGCCGGAATTATGGCTTCGAACGGGCGGAGGGGGATTATTTTGTGGTCTTTGATTCTGACTGTATCATCCCCCCGCACTATTTTGAGACTGTCAACCGGTTCCTTCTAGAGCATCCGGTAGATGCTTACGGCGGGCCAGATCGTGCTCATCCTGACTTTACACCTGTTCAAAAAGCGATAAGCTATGCTATGACTTCTCCTCTAAGTACCGGTGGAACAAGGGGAAATAAAAAACATGTAGGTATTTTTCATCCCAGAAGCTTTAACATGGGCATTTCTTGTGAAGTATATGAGCAAACCGGCGGATACCGGATTACCCGAATGGGAGAAGATATCGAATTCAGTATCCGAATAATAGAGTCAGGATTTTCTACCGCCCTTATTGAGAATGCCTTTGTTTACCATAAAAGACGGTCAAACATGATACAGTTTTTTAAACAGCTCCACTTCTTTGGACGAGCCCGTATCAATATTAGCCGGTTTTATCCAAATAAAGTAAAATTCATTCATTTTCTACCTGCACTCTTTACCCTTGGGATAATCTTTTTTTTCTCGCTCCCCTTTTGGAATCTATCTCTCTTTAAACTCCTCTCCGTTCCTTTTCTAGCATTCATTGCACTTATTTTATTCCATGCCTCATATAAAAATAAGAGTCTTAATATTGGAATACTGAGCGTAGTCGCAGTATTTACACAACTAACAGCCTATGGGATAGGTTTTTTACAGGAATTATGGACAAAGACTAGAAAATAA
- a CDS encoding Dabb family protein, whose product MKSFVPFLLVVPLLLILSAYSTEQPNEQKIESQSTNMLQHTVYFYLNSEVTTEEKEQFEQGLEELLEISAIHKAELGIPAETEEREVTDHDFAYAIYTWFETMEDYKTYADHPDHLEFIDKYNDLWADVKVYDANLIDTK is encoded by the coding sequence ATGAAATCTTTCGTCCCTTTTTTGTTAGTGGTCCCTCTCCTCCTTATACTCTCGGCTTACTCAACTGAACAACCGAACGAACAAAAAATTGAAAGCCAGTCCACTAACATGCTACAGCATACCGTATATTTTTACCTAAATTCAGAAGTAACCACTGAGGAAAAAGAACAGTTTGAACAAGGATTAGAGGAGCTTCTAGAAATCTCTGCAATTCATAAAGCAGAGTTAGGGATTCCCGCCGAAACCGAAGAGCGTGAGGTAACTGATCACGATTTTGCTTACGCCATTTATACTTGGTTTGAAACCATGGAGGATTATAAGACCTATGCCGATCATCCCGATCACCTCGAATTTATTGATAAATACAATGATTTATGGGCGGATGTAAAAGTGTACGATGCAAACCTTATCGATACTAAGTAA
- a CDS encoding nuclear transport factor 2 family protein, whose product MKTKNQEFLEELNQAFARSDTDFIADHVTDTIRWQIVGDQTIEGKKAFTRALKEMETEKPMELTIHHIITHGKEASVNGIMKIPGEDKAFAFCDVYKFSGFKNPQITEMLSYVIETTG is encoded by the coding sequence ATGAAAACAAAGAATCAGGAATTTTTAGAGGAATTGAACCAAGCCTTTGCCCGCAGCGATACGGATTTTATTGCCGACCATGTTACAGACACTATTCGGTGGCAAATTGTCGGCGATCAAACGATAGAAGGCAAGAAGGCATTTACCAGGGCATTAAAAGAGATGGAGACGGAGAAACCCATGGAGCTAACAATCCACCATATCATAACCCATGGGAAAGAAGCCTCCGTCAACGGTATTATGAAGATACCGGGTGAAGATAAAGCGTTTGCATTTTGTGATGTCTACAAGTTTAGTGGATTCAAGAACCCCCAAATTACAGAGATGTTATCGTATGTAATTGAGACTACAGGATAA
- a CDS encoding SRPBCC domain-containing protein: MITLHFSKTINAPKEKVWSTMLEDKTYRQWTMAFTEGSHFEGSWEEGEKILFLDANGQGMVSTIAENRPHEFISIKHIGIIQDGVEDTESEEAQKWAPAFENYIFTEENGRTTVAVDMDIEEEHEEMFLDMWPKALEKLKRLAEE; this comes from the coding sequence ATGATAACACTGCATTTTTCAAAAACGATCAACGCACCGAAAGAAAAGGTCTGGAGTACGATGCTTGAAGACAAAACCTACCGGCAGTGGACTATGGCTTTTACCGAAGGCTCGCATTTTGAGGGAAGCTGGGAGGAAGGAGAAAAGATTCTTTTCCTTGACGCAAACGGTCAGGGCATGGTATCTACTATCGCGGAGAACCGGCCGCATGAATTTATTTCCATCAAGCATATTGGCATCATACAGGACGGTGTAGAAGATACCGAGAGCGAGGAAGCCCAAAAGTGGGCGCCCGCATTTGAAAATTACATTTTTACTGAGGAAAATGGAAGAACAACGGTAGCCGTCGACATGGACATCGAAGAAGAGCACGAAGAGATGTTCCTAGATATGTGGCCGAAAGCCCTGGAGAAATTGAAGAGATTGGCGGAGGAATAA
- a CDS encoding VOC family protein: MSNENKEHTQKIIPHLWFDDKAEEAVNFYTSLFEDSTIGSVSRYGEAGKEFHGQKAGTVMTVDFDLAGYKMIALNGGPHFSFTPAISFYVTCKTEEEVEKIWQKLSEGGSPMMPLDKYEWSEKYGWVQDQYGLTWQISLGNLKDVHGQKIVPSLMFVDEEGQAEEAVNLYTSLFDDSDITGILRYGPGEDQPEGSVMHAQFRLNDGEVFMVMDSSPEHAGFTFNEAVSLLIQCDTQEEIDHFWSLSAVPAAEQCGWLKDKFGVFWQVAPTQLFEMLNDSDSEKVERVTNAFLQMKKFDIQKLREAFEGNK, from the coding sequence ATGTCAAACGAAAATAAAGAGCATACTCAAAAAATTATACCACATCTGTGGTTCGATGATAAGGCCGAAGAAGCCGTTAATTTTTATACCTCGCTTTTTGAGGATTCAACAATCGGAAGTGTCTCCCGATACGGAGAAGCCGGAAAGGAATTTCATGGCCAGAAAGCTGGGACCGTAATGACGGTGGATTTTGATCTTGCAGGCTATAAAATGATCGCCCTCAACGGCGGACCACACTTCAGTTTTACCCCGGCCATTTCTTTCTATGTGACCTGTAAAACAGAGGAGGAAGTAGAAAAAATTTGGCAGAAGCTATCTGAAGGCGGCTCTCCAATGATGCCGCTCGATAAATATGAATGGAGTGAAAAATACGGCTGGGTACAGGACCAGTACGGACTCACCTGGCAGATTTCCCTCGGCAATCTGAAAGATGTGCACGGACAAAAAATTGTTCCCTCCCTGATGTTTGTTGATGAAGAAGGTCAGGCCGAGGAAGCGGTAAATCTCTATACTTCACTTTTCGATGATTCGGACATCACCGGAATATTGCGCTATGGTCCGGGTGAAGATCAGCCGGAGGGCAGCGTTATGCACGCCCAGTTTCGCCTGAACGATGGAGAGGTGTTTATGGTCATGGACAGCTCTCCAGAGCATGCTGGTTTTACGTTTAATGAGGCCGTATCGTTGCTTATCCAGTGCGATACTCAGGAAGAAATTGATCACTTTTGGAGTTTGTCAGCCGTACCTGCGGCCGAGCAGTGCGGCTGGCTGAAAGATAAGTTCGGAGTTTTTTGGCAGGTAGCACCAACCCAACTTTTCGAAATGCTGAACGATTCGGATTCCGAAAAAGTAGAACGCGTAACGAATGCTTTTCTGCAGATGAAAAAGTTTGACATCCAAAAGCTGCGGGAAGCGTTTGAAGGAAACAAGTAA
- a CDS encoding VOC family protein, producing MKTKLVWANLSVKDLEQTHVFYTKLGFRPNGEFSKENGLASFLVGQDDFVVHFFEEKRFKWSIDGEIADLDQGNEVMFTLSADSKEEVDEWAEAVKKAGGTVFSEPQAIMEKWYGCGFADLDGHKWNVFYNGK from the coding sequence ATGAAAACAAAGCTGGTCTGGGCAAATTTATCGGTAAAAGATCTTGAACAAACCCACGTGTTCTATACAAAGTTGGGATTTAGGCCCAATGGAGAATTTTCCAAAGAAAATGGGCTGGCCAGTTTTTTAGTCGGGCAGGATGACTTTGTGGTTCACTTTTTTGAGGAGAAAAGATTTAAGTGGAGTATCGATGGTGAAATAGCCGATTTAGACCAAGGTAATGAAGTAATGTTCACCCTTTCGGCTGATAGTAAAGAAGAAGTTGATGAATGGGCGGAAGCAGTTAAAAAGGCGGGCGGTACTGTATTCAGTGAACCCCAGGCAATTATGGAAAAATGGTATGGCTGTGGTTTTGCAGACCTTGACGGCCATAAATGGAATGTATTCTATAATGGAAAGTAA
- a CDS encoding VOC family protein translates to MIQANPYLTFDGNCREAMTFYRDCFGGELTLQTIAETPIADQCPAGMQDQIMHSSLVNGDFLLMATDMTQADEFITGNDMAISLNFDHEEEIDRCFSTLSREGNIIDPLGEKSWGALFGVVQDKFGKVWMLNFDKKQ, encoded by the coding sequence ATGATACAAGCAAATCCGTATTTGACATTTGACGGCAACTGCCGCGAAGCCATGACATTCTACCGGGATTGTTTCGGTGGTGAACTAACTTTGCAAACCATTGCTGAAACACCTATTGCTGACCAATGTCCGGCGGGCATGCAAGATCAGATTATGCATTCAAGTCTTGTCAATGGCGACTTTTTGTTAATGGCAACGGATATGACTCAGGCGGATGAATTCATCACAGGGAATGATATGGCGATTTCTCTAAACTTTGATCACGAAGAAGAAATAGACAGGTGCTTTTCCACACTTTCCAGGGAAGGAAACATCATTGATCCTTTAGGAGAAAAATCATGGGGTGCCTTGTTCGGAGTTGTACAAGATAAGTTTGGTAAGGTATGGATGCTAAACTTTGATAAAAAACAATAA
- a CDS encoding dihydrofolate reductase family protein: MRKLVVLTFISLDGVIQAPGGEGEDPSGGFDLEGWTVPYFDKLLGNVMNKQMSKPFDLLLGRVTYEIFASYWPEHADEWPGINEATKYVASHEPMEFTWENSIQLEGNVVEEIKELKAGDGPDLQVYGSGNFVQTLLANDLVDELWLKIFPITLGKGKQLFGKGTIPAAFKLIESKSSPSGVIIASYKRDGEIKLGSFS; encoded by the coding sequence ATGAGAAAGCTGGTAGTTTTAACATTTATATCACTTGATGGCGTTATTCAGGCACCCGGAGGAGAAGGAGAAGATCCCTCCGGTGGTTTTGATCTTGAAGGATGGACGGTGCCCTACTTTGATAAATTATTAGGCAATGTCATGAATAAACAGATGAGTAAGCCGTTTGATTTACTTCTTGGCAGAGTTACCTACGAAATATTCGCTTCTTACTGGCCCGAGCATGCTGATGAATGGCCGGGCATCAACGAAGCAACTAAATATGTAGCCTCACACGAACCCATGGAATTCACCTGGGAGAACTCGATTCAATTGGAGGGTAATGTCGTAGAGGAAATAAAAGAGCTAAAAGCAGGGGATGGGCCCGATTTACAGGTATATGGCAGCGGTAACTTTGTACAAACTTTATTGGCAAATGATTTAGTCGATGAACTGTGGTTAAAAATATTTCCTATTACGCTGGGGAAAGGCAAGCAGTTATTTGGCAAGGGGACCATTCCCGCCGCCTTCAAACTAATCGAATCAAAGTCGTCACCAAGCGGTGTAATAATTGCTTCTTACAAAAGAGACGGTGAGATCAAGCTCGGCTCTTTTTCATAA
- a CDS encoding DUF899 domain-containing protein: METEITLPEVVSREEWLKERKKLLKREKKLTRARDQLNAERRRLSMVEIKKDYEFESPDGKKTLFDLFKDRMQLIVYHFMFDPDWDEGCPSCSAWADHIARGHLNHLHARSTTLALVSRAPLDKITAFKERMGWKIPWYSSYGSDFNYDFHVTQDESVRPIIYNYRDKATLEHLGQHYHTEGEQPGISCFLQVDDIVYHTYSTYGRGGEQVGGAYYFLDMTALGRQEEWEEPKGRATGLGAQAGSDKIRYPDEYDED, encoded by the coding sequence ATGGAAACAGAAATAACATTACCCGAAGTGGTCTCACGGGAAGAGTGGTTGAAAGAACGTAAAAAGCTACTCAAAAGGGAGAAGAAACTCACGCGGGCACGGGATCAGCTAAATGCCGAACGCCGCCGCCTGTCGATGGTAGAGATTAAAAAAGACTACGAGTTTGAAAGTCCGGACGGGAAGAAAACACTATTCGATCTTTTTAAAGACCGTATGCAGCTTATCGTGTATCATTTTATGTTTGATCCGGATTGGGACGAGGGATGCCCAAGCTGTTCGGCCTGGGCGGATCACATTGCAAGAGGGCATCTTAACCACTTGCACGCTCGTTCTACCACATTAGCCTTGGTTTCACGCGCCCCGCTGGATAAAATTACCGCTTTTAAGGAAAGAATGGGCTGGAAGATACCGTGGTATTCTTCGTACGGCAGCGATTTCAATTATGATTTTCATGTAACCCAGGATGAATCCGTCAGACCGATAATCTATAACTATCGCGATAAAGCCACACTGGAACATCTCGGGCAGCATTATCACACTGAAGGTGAACAACCGGGCATAAGTTGTTTTTTGCAGGTAGATGATATCGTTTATCACACCTATTCCACGTATGGACGCGGAGGAGAACAGGTGGGTGGGGCCTATTATTTTCTGGATATGACTGCCCTCGGCCGACAAGAAGAATGGGAAGAGCCCAAAGGGCGTGCCACCGGGCTTGGTGCCCAGGCGGGTAGTGATAAAATTCGTTATCCGGATGAATATGATGAGGACTAA